TGTATTTTGTTGAAGTACGCCCCAGCCTCGAATGGAATCACATTATAGGTGCTGATCCCAACAACCGGATGGTCCGTCGGATTTTTGGCCGAGTAGAACGCCAATGCGGTTTCACCCGGAACAACCTGTAGGAAGCAACGTAAAAAGGTATCAGTAGTCTCATATCGAACATGCCACCGCATCGCAGCTTACCCTGATTTCGGTTTGCTGAGGTTTAAAGTTCCACCGCATCGAAGCTCCTATATCGGCGTTAAACTTTATCTTTATCACTCTATCCTTTACCTTTTGCATGCTTTCAACCTTCTCGCCATCGTGTCCCTGGCTGGTGGTGCCGCCATAGCTGTAAGCCTGACAAAACATCCGATACAGTGGAACGGCGGCATAGCTTAATCCTACGGTTAAaacaccagcagcggccaCATAGTACACTGTCGATCTTATTTTCAACTTTCGTTCCGCATCGTAACCTTTGCCGGTAAACCATCGAACCGGGGGACCCGATAAACACGGCCGATCGACTTTGGAAAGCACATTTCTGATCGGTAATCTACAGGCAGTACGAACTATGTTTGTCAACATTCTTAACTACAGCTGTTGTTACTGGATTTTAATGTAATATTTCATTCCCTTCGTctaatttttatcattttactCGTCCAATAATTTCCACTTTTTGCGCAAGAGCGCctttgttgatgttttgatgttatgtcatttgacagctgttctCCCGTgtccagtgtggccagattattttggcagaTTTCGGTAGGAGCACCAACATTTTTTCtttagttttcggtaggttaaaaATCGAAACTCAGTTAAAATAAGTGTTAAGCGAGGGTGAGCGGGGGCGGGGGCGGAGGGTGCTAATGCGCAAGATGAAAGTTCCATCTCACGagaatatgcatcctttatctaggatatggattagatttggttTAGCGGTTACACAAATGAAGGTCTTTCTAAAGTGTCGATCTGAACATTGCACTAGGAATTCTAAGCCAAAGAAGGACTAagatacagcaattatccgcagtacgcgatactcgatatacgcgaattcgcagtacgcgattgctctaaatttgacagctccatgtgttttttgcaaatattttaatactttgaaatatttcccaaatagccagaattgcttaagcagctcattttggcacgctaaagatcgctgctctaattcgccttttgcagtagataaacagcatcaaagttctatgtgggtctttcaaacagcgcctaagcagcttccttatgccaagatgccagggattatttttctttgtgttttattttcaagcaagcgtcatcgatgaaataaacaacaagatttttttcatttaaacacatttgtatatttttaaatcctttgtattgatgaattacacaaaattttacacaatt
This genomic interval from Anopheles merus strain MAF chromosome 3L, AmerM5.1, whole genome shotgun sequence contains the following:
- the LOC121599229 gene encoding cytochrome c oxidase assembly protein COX11, mitochondrial, which produces MLTNIVRTACRLPIRNVLSKVDRPCLSGPPVRWFTGKGYDAERKLKIRSTVYYVAAAGVLTVGLSYAAVPLYRMFCQAYSYGGTTSQGHDGEKVESMQKVKDRVIKIKFNADIGASMRWNFKPQQTEIRVVPGETALAFYSAKNPTDHPVVGISTYNVIPFEAGAYFNKIQCFCFEEQQLNPHEEVDLPVFFYIDPDFIEDPKMELVDSITLSYTFFESKDGVNIQMPVYAKQHG